The sequence TTTTCGTCTTATAAAGAACGTGCTCTTGGTCTTTCCCTCGGGCTTATTGCTAGCAAGTATCATGAGCTGGTCTACACTACTGCATGGCGTAACCTGGTTGACCCATCGCAAATGGCATCAACATCAATTAGGAGACAGCTGGGTCATAATTTGGTTTCTGCTCTGAAGTACACTTTCAAATTTGACAAGAGAAACTCACCCTTGAGGCCAACACGAGGGTACTCTTTCATCTCTACGTCTCAAATAGGTGGTCTTGCACCTGATAGTCGAACACTCCGGTTTTTGCGTCAGGTTTGGGATTTCTTCATTCTTATTGCCAGCATTTACATTAACTTATTCTACAATGTTGAAAGATGTGGCATAGATAATTTACTCAGACTACTTCCATGGCACGTAGTTCCTTGACTAGGCTTTTGCCCTATTTATCCATAACTTCCCAAGCACCTCTGATACTCTTTACGTATTGTGACAGTA comes from Camelina sativa cultivar DH55 unplaced genomic scaffold, Cs unpScaffold03022, whole genome shotgun sequence and encodes:
- the LOC104774470 gene encoding SAM50-like protein SPAC17C9.06, yielding ARSSSLEGSLKYKNIFGYGDIWDGSLAYGCDHSAEVGLGMYLPRFRGRPTPFTSRVYLSTQEWLKFSSYKERALGLSLGLIASKYHELVYTTAWRNLVDPSQMASTSIRRQLGHNLVSALKYTFKFDKRNSPLRPTRGYSFISTSQIGGLAPDSRTLRFLRQEVDLRYAVPLGFYRAALNFGVSGG